CCCTTTTCCCACATCGAAATCCTCCGTTTGTTTCTTAGTCATGACTGGCAGGTCATTTCTATCTTATCACAAACGGAGGTTTCTTTCATCGGTTAACCTCTTTTGAACCACGCGACTATCGCGTGGTTTTCCTTTGACAAAAATAGAAGGACGGCGTATGCCGTCCTTCTTTCGAAACGCCCGTTTATCTTTTTTCTCCGAAAAACTCCGAAAGCACCGCCGCGCACTCGTCGGCGCATATCCCGCCGTAAATCTCGGGCTTGTGGGTGAAGCCCATCGTTCCTACGTCGCAGACGGAGCCGCAAGCGCCGTTTTTCGCGTCGTAGGCGCCGAAGTAGATGCGGCGGATGCGCGCGTTCAGCAGCGCGCCGGCGCACATCGGGCAGGGCTCCAGCGTAACGTAGATATCGCAGTCGGAAAGGCGCCAGCCGCCGACCGCTTCGCAGGCGCGTCCGATCGCAAGCATCTCCGCGTGGAGACGCGGATCGCCGTCCGCTTCGCAGCAGTTGCGTCCCGCCGCGATTATTTCGCCGTTACGCACGATCACCGCGCCGACCGGCACTTCGCCCTCCGCGGCGGCCTTCTTCGCCTCCGCGACGGCGGCTTCCATAAATACGTTTTTCATACTCTCTCAAGTGCCTGATCGAGATCGGCGATTATGTCCTTTATATCCTCGATGCCGACGGAGAAGCGCACCGTCCCCTCGGTTATGCCTCCGGCACGGAGCTGCTCCGCGGAAAGCTGAGCATGCGTCGTTGACGCCGGATGTATCACCATCGAGCGCGCGTCGCCGACGTTGGCGACGTTGGAGATCAGCTTCAGCGCGTCCATGAAGCGCGCGCCCGCTTCCCTGCCGCCCTTCAGCTCGAAGGCGAAGGTGCCGCCGATGCCGGCGGGCATATACTTCCGCTGCAGCGCGTGGTAACGGTTGCTCTCGAGCGCGGGGCAGTCGACGGAAGCGACCTTCGGATGCTGCTCAAGGTGCTTCGCCGCCGCGAGCGCGTTCTCGCAGTGGCGCTGCATACGCACGGAGAGCGTTTCGCACCCGAGCGTCAGCATGAACGCGTTGAAGGGCGAGAGCGCCGCGCCGACGTCGCGCAGGATCTGCGCGCGCAGCCGCGTGAGGAACGCGAGCTTGCCGAACTTCTCGCTGAAAACTATATCGTGATAGCTCTTGTCGGGCTTGTTGAACTGCGGGAAGCGCGGGTTGCCGCCGAAATCGAAGGTGCCGCAGTCGACGGTGACTCCGCCCATGCTCGTGCCGTTGCCGCAGATATACTTCGTCGCGGAATAGATGACTATGTCCGCGCCCGCCTCCTTCGGTCTGAATACCGCGGGCGTCGCGAAGGTGTTATCGACGACGAACGGCACTCCGGCTTCGCGGCATATCGCGGAAAGCGCGGCAAAATCCGGTATCGCGTCGGTCGGGTTGCCGACGGATTCGACGAAGACGAACTTCGTCTTTTCGTTTATCGCGGCGCGGAAGCTCTCCGCGTCGTTGACGTCCGCCCAGCGCACGGTTATGCCCATATTCGCAAGCGTCACGCCGAAGAGGTTGACCGCTCCGCCGTAAATGGAAGCGGACGAAACGAACTCGTCGCCCTGCCTGCAGAGGCAGAGCGCGGTCATAAGCATCGCGGCGTGACCGCTCGCCGCCGCGACGGCTCCGACGCCGCCGTCGAGCGCAGCTATGCGCTTCTCGAAAACGTCGACGGTCGGGTTGCCGAGGCGCGTGTAGATATATCCGTCCTCCGCAAGCTCGAATATCGAGCGCGCCTGCTCGGTGCTGTCGAACTTGTAAGCCGCGGTCTGATATATCGGCACCGCCACGGATTTCGTTGTTTTTTCCGCGTCGTATCCCGCGTGGACGGCGAGGGTGTCAAAACTGTAATTCTCCATAAAAAATATCTCCTGACGGCGTCGGATACCAAAAAATATAATTGATATTATTCGTCGGGTATGATATAATCGTATTTGGAAGCGATTGCCCGAACGCTCTTATTGCCGTTCAGTGCTATTATAATGGAGGAATTGCGAATGTGCAAGAGGTTTTTTTGTA
This is a stretch of genomic DNA from Clostridia bacterium. It encodes these proteins:
- a CDS encoding nucleoside deaminase, whose amino-acid sequence is MKNVFMEAAVAEAKKAAAEGEVPVGAVIVRNGEIIAAGRNCCEADGDPRLHAEMLAIGRACEAVGGWRLSDCDIYVTLEPCPMCAGALLNARIRRIYFGAYDAKNGACGSVCDVGTMGFTHKPEIYGGICADECAAVLSEFFGEKR
- a CDS encoding O-acetylhomoserine aminocarboxypropyltransferase/cysteine synthase encodes the protein MENYSFDTLAVHAGYDAEKTTKSVAVPIYQTAAYKFDSTEQARSIFELAEDGYIYTRLGNPTVDVFEKRIAALDGGVGAVAAASGHAAMLMTALCLCRQGDEFVSSASIYGGAVNLFGVTLANMGITVRWADVNDAESFRAAINEKTKFVFVESVGNPTDAIPDFAALSAICREAGVPFVVDNTFATPAVFRPKEAGADIVIYSATKYICGNGTSMGGVTVDCGTFDFGGNPRFPQFNKPDKSYHDIVFSEKFGKLAFLTRLRAQILRDVGAALSPFNAFMLTLGCETLSVRMQRHCENALAAAKHLEQHPKVASVDCPALESNRYHALQRKYMPAGIGGTFAFELKGGREAGARFMDALKLISNVANVGDARSMVIHPASTTHAQLSAEQLRAGGITEGTVRFSVGIEDIKDIIADLDQALERV